Proteins from a single region of Deinococcus radiotolerans:
- a CDS encoding sensor histidine kinase, whose amino-acid sequence MTRPFWQTLAWRLTLAFVLVSALSLGVVGLVSTASTRAQFGALVDAQAREQLQQTVQAYVERTGSVAGFRPLTPQPPGGVQSPAVPPVPAGGPPRPGARAAPSSWVVLDPARRAVYSTPEVREGEQVLTAPAAVVTVGGKTAAFIVPSGRAPGLDQRSQEFLTRTARAIAWAMLGAAVIAVVMGLLISRTLLQPLGALLADIQALRRGEAPRRRRNVRPDELGEVLLAFGEMHETVTRNQQASRQLTADIAHDLNTPLSVVIGTLEGILDGTFQPTPERLGRLHRETQYIAQLVGDLRLLSLADAGELRMTVAPADLVSLIGEILASFQEAAGGQGVTLHQQQTAPQVTVPVDRVRLKQVVQNLLRNALAHTPAGGQVTVSVEDTPAAAWIHVSDTGQGIAAEHLPHVFNRLYRADSSRSTHGSGLGLSICTSIVEAHGGQMHIESTEGRGTRVSVSLPRPSPPSGPVERRRP is encoded by the coding sequence GTGACCCGGCCGTTCTGGCAGACCCTGGCGTGGCGGCTGACCCTGGCGTTCGTGCTCGTCAGTGCGCTCTCCCTGGGCGTGGTGGGACTGGTGTCCACGGCGTCCACGCGGGCGCAGTTCGGGGCGCTCGTGGACGCGCAGGCCAGGGAGCAGTTGCAGCAGACCGTGCAGGCCTACGTCGAGCGGACAGGCTCAGTCGCGGGCTTCCGGCCGCTGACTCCTCAACCTCCTGGTGGGGTCCAGTCGCCGGCCGTCCCCCCGGTCCCGGCTGGTGGTCCGCCCCGGCCCGGGGCGCGCGCAGCCCCGAGTTCCTGGGTGGTGCTCGACCCGGCGCGCCGGGCGGTCTACTCGACCCCGGAGGTCCGGGAAGGCGAGCAGGTGCTGACCGCCCCGGCCGCGGTAGTCACGGTGGGCGGGAAAACAGCCGCGTTCATCGTTCCGTCAGGCCGGGCGCCGGGCCTGGATCAGCGCAGCCAGGAATTCCTGACCCGCACGGCGCGGGCCATCGCGTGGGCCATGCTGGGCGCCGCCGTGATCGCGGTGGTGATGGGGCTGCTGATCTCCAGAACGCTCCTCCAGCCGCTCGGGGCTCTGCTGGCCGACATTCAGGCGCTGCGGCGTGGGGAGGCGCCGCGCCGGCGCCGAAACGTCCGCCCGGACGAACTGGGTGAGGTCCTCCTGGCGTTCGGGGAGATGCACGAGACCGTCACGCGCAACCAGCAGGCCAGCCGGCAGTTGACGGCGGACATCGCGCATGACCTGAACACGCCCCTGTCGGTGGTGATCGGCACGCTTGAGGGCATCCTGGACGGAACGTTTCAGCCAACCCCGGAGCGACTGGGCCGGCTGCACCGGGAGACGCAGTACATCGCGCAGCTGGTGGGCGACCTGCGGCTCCTCTCACTGGCCGACGCCGGGGAGCTGCGCATGACAGTCGCCCCGGCGGACCTCGTTTCCCTGATCGGAGAGATCCTCGCGTCCTTTCAGGAGGCGGCCGGGGGTCAGGGGGTCACGCTGCACCAGCAGCAGACCGCGCCGCAGGTGACCGTGCCCGTGGACCGGGTGCGGCTGAAGCAGGTGGTGCAGAACCTACTCCGCAACGCCCTGGCGCACACGCCGGCCGGCGGACAGGTCACCGTGAGCGTCGAGGACACCCCAGCCGCCGCGTGGATTCACGTGTCCGACACCGGGCAGGGCATCGCGGCCGAGCACCTGCCGCACGTGTTCAACCGGCTGTACCGCGCGGACAGTTCGCGCTCCACGCACGGATCCGGGCTGGGGCTGAGCATCTGCACATCAATCGTGGAGGCCCACGGGGGGCAGATGCACATCGAGAGCACGGAGGGCCGGGGGACCCGGGTGTCGGTGTCGCTCCCCAGGCCCAGCCCACCGTCAGGCCCAGTTGAACGCCGTCGGCCCTGA
- a CDS encoding MarR family winged helix-turn-helix transcriptional regulator has product MSSFLGGVWQLNRRLKQLVSPALAQETALDLQRLFILKAIEHGAVYPKQLSSQLGIIPTQLSRLLEQLIAQQYVSRQFDPADSRRTRLNVTDAGTAAATLASQIIRRAIAERMNALSPERLAALLTAIDVLTDTDFLEHP; this is encoded by the coding sequence GTGTCCAGCTTCCTGGGCGGCGTCTGGCAGCTGAACCGCCGCCTCAAACAACTGGTGTCCCCTGCGCTGGCGCAGGAGACGGCGCTGGATCTCCAGCGGCTGTTCATCCTGAAAGCCATCGAGCATGGAGCCGTCTACCCCAAACAACTCTCTTCCCAGCTGGGCATCATCCCCACGCAGCTCAGCCGGCTGCTGGAGCAGCTCATCGCGCAGCAGTACGTCTCACGGCAGTTCGACCCGGCCGACTCGCGCCGCACCCGCCTGAACGTCACCGACGCCGGGACCGCCGCGGCGACCCTGGCCAGCCAGATCATCCGGCGGGCCATTGCCGAGCGCATGAACGCCCTCAGCCCCGAGCGCCTCGCGGCCCTCCTCACCGCCATTGATGTCCTGACCGACACAGATTTCCTGGAGCACCCATGA
- a CDS encoding fibronectin type III domain-containing protein codes for MRTSLLLLTLTATLGVASAQTSATSKGSSDKTGVAALPTPDGALLRWALPGDVRPARGFRLRISGPGGTRDQTVASPQPYSAALGLSKADYDGLISVYDQPPKNDSERTQRAFFNLNVVARPAYARALGIMTTLKGLSPGQYTVTVTAVGATETKVGEATFKTGATPAVPAPGTPRAKPGPAAVQLSWAAPPPSSSNLVVAYRIYRASGAGPYTLLQPSPFFLSSQPGGDVFKDTDLNARTTYRYQVAAVDLFGRESTRTAPVTVTTETVTVLPAPDDLQATVKERAVTLRWTAPKDNRITQQIVVRGTDPTQPLSALAALPPGVSTYTDSTGRPGESYVYAVVTRDAAGQMGARSNLVGARPVNTRPPAPPSGVTIKATTAALTLSWTANREEDIEGYQIYRSESDAAGAPSLLVNTSPVMGTTFTDPLVAGLQTRYTYRVTALNTSQAESARSAAVSSKLVDRTPPPAPTLLPVTVNAQGVTLSWTQAALPDLTGFSVLRATGSAAPQELVRLNAATRTYRDASAATGVTYAYSVRSLDAAGNLSAPSAPVSIRRAGTDALDAPQRVTVQALSTSPGNRVRWTAAAGLSVVVYRLDRAGSPSLQISDLLTSAEFTDVAGTPTSLYQVRAVNDRGQVSPLTTPVPVSAP; via the coding sequence ATGCGAACATCCCTGCTCCTGCTCACCCTCACGGCCACCCTGGGCGTCGCGTCGGCCCAGACGAGCGCCACATCCAAAGGCAGCTCAGACAAGACAGGTGTGGCGGCCCTGCCCACCCCGGACGGCGCCCTGCTGCGCTGGGCCCTGCCCGGCGACGTGCGGCCCGCCCGGGGGTTCCGCCTGCGGATCAGCGGGCCCGGCGGCACCCGGGACCAGACGGTCGCGTCGCCCCAGCCGTACTCCGCCGCCCTCGGCCTATCTAAAGCGGACTACGACGGGCTGATCAGCGTGTACGACCAGCCGCCCAAAAACGACTCGGAACGCACCCAGCGGGCCTTTTTCAACCTGAACGTGGTCGCCCGGCCCGCCTACGCCCGCGCCCTGGGCATCATGACCACCCTCAAGGGCCTCTCGCCAGGTCAGTACACCGTCACCGTGACCGCCGTGGGCGCCACCGAAACAAAGGTTGGCGAGGCCACCTTCAAGACCGGGGCGACCCCCGCCGTTCCCGCGCCCGGCACGCCCAGGGCCAAACCCGGCCCCGCCGCCGTGCAGCTCAGCTGGGCCGCGCCGCCACCCAGTTCCAGCAATCTGGTGGTGGCCTATCGGATCTACCGCGCCAGCGGCGCTGGCCCCTACACCCTGCTGCAACCCAGCCCGTTCTTCCTCTCCAGCCAGCCGGGCGGGGATGTCTTCAAGGACACCGATCTGAACGCCAGGACCACCTACCGCTACCAGGTGGCCGCCGTGGACCTCTTCGGACGAGAGTCCACCCGGACAGCCCCGGTCACGGTCACCACCGAGACCGTCACGGTCCTGCCCGCCCCCGACGACCTTCAGGCCACCGTCAAGGAACGCGCCGTGACCCTGCGCTGGACCGCACCGAAAGACAACCGCATCACGCAACAGATCGTGGTACGCGGCACCGACCCCACCCAGCCGCTGAGCGCACTGGCCGCACTCCCCCCGGGGGTCAGCACGTACACCGACTCCACTGGGCGCCCCGGTGAATCGTACGTGTACGCCGTCGTGACCCGGGACGCCGCCGGGCAGATGGGCGCGCGCAGCAACCTCGTCGGCGCGCGGCCCGTGAACACCCGGCCCCCCGCTCCGCCCTCAGGCGTCACGATCAAGGCGACCACGGCGGCCCTCACGCTCAGCTGGACCGCGAACCGCGAGGAGGACATCGAGGGGTACCAGATCTACCGCAGCGAGTCGGACGCGGCGGGCGCACCGTCTCTGCTGGTGAACACCTCGCCCGTCATGGGCACGACCTTCACCGACCCCCTGGTCGCCGGCCTGCAAACCCGCTACACCTACCGCGTCACCGCCCTGAACACCTCACAGGCGGAGTCGGCCCGTTCGGCGGCCGTGTCGTCCAAGCTGGTGGACAGGACGCCCCCACCCGCGCCCACCCTGCTGCCCGTGACCGTGAACGCACAGGGCGTCACGCTCAGCTGGACGCAGGCGGCCCTGCCGGACCTGACCGGATTCAGCGTGCTGCGCGCGACTGGCAGCGCCGCCCCGCAGGAACTCGTCCGCCTGAACGCAGCGACCCGCACGTACCGGGACGCCAGCGCCGCGACAGGGGTGACGTACGCCTACAGTGTCCGCAGTCTCGACGCGGCCGGCAACCTGTCCGCACCCTCAGCTCCGGTCAGCATCCGGCGCGCCGGCACGGACGCGCTGGACGCCCCTCAACGCGTAACCGTGCAGGCGCTTTCCACCAGCCCGGGCAACCGCGTCCGCTGGACGGCCGCCGCGGGCCTGTCCGTCGTTGTCTACCGGCTGGACCGCGCGGGCAGTCCGTCCCTCCAGATTTCGGACCTGCTCACCAGCGCAGAGTTCACCGACGTTGCGGGCACACCCACCAGCCTGTACCAGGTCCGCGCCGTGAATGACCGCGGGCAGGTGAGCCCCCTGACGACGCCAGTACCTGTCAGCGCGCCCTGA
- a CDS encoding universal stress protein, with protein MPDLPGVQYRRILVATGGAAHSEVATQRAAHLALQFSAPLHIVSVIPQGRPGLENVTAAFAGSSDLDGRVTQDTHQRINRHLHSTAADARSLGLDVHEHLITALKPADAILSVAREVDADLIVLGRRHTSAWSAALAGSVADMVSHASPVDVLVAR; from the coding sequence ATGCCCGATCTTCCAGGTGTTCAGTACCGCCGCATCCTCGTGGCGACCGGCGGCGCCGCCCATTCCGAGGTGGCGACCCAGCGCGCCGCTCACCTCGCACTGCAGTTCAGTGCACCACTGCATATCGTCAGCGTCATCCCACAGGGCCGCCCCGGCCTCGAAAACGTGACTGCGGCCTTCGCGGGAAGCAGCGACCTCGACGGCCGGGTCACGCAGGACACCCACCAGCGCATCAACCGGCACCTGCACAGCACCGCCGCAGACGCCCGCTCACTCGGGCTGGACGTGCACGAGCACCTCATCACCGCGCTGAAACCCGCAGACGCGATCCTGAGCGTGGCCCGGGAAGTGGACGCCGACCTGATCGTGCTCGGCCGGCGCCACACCAGCGCCTGGAGCGCCGCCCTGGCAGGCAGCGTCGCCGACATGGTCAGTCACGCCTCACCAGTCGACGTCCTGGTGGCCCGGTAA
- a CDS encoding PKD domain-containing protein yields the protein MNWADGVDTWVGDGSPNHTFQHVYRLASPGTFLYTSSISSKFTVTTYAGTHTENDLGYQISHVISLPTVSLNTPATTTALTDVSLTYNDLVVGRTYTVNWGDGTAQPLVGTTDPLTVTHQYRKDGLYQITTVGSNNFSNTAPLNITVKSPPPTFTATGATLTATLAFSGLQSDTDYTVDWGDGSSTSLLRNTPGQQPTHVYSAPGPYTIRLYGPVPPAGTGVLATTTFTATLGAVTLSAAPQRPVVGEQVVVTLTGLAESATYQLNWGDGAVESVTGQTSTSRSHAYAAVQDYTITVTNAGRTLGTTAVAVQVPTPLLTLASQGLTVTLQAQRLVAGATYTVNWGEGTPEPLTATGTSATLTHAYARPGTYAVTVTPARGLPATDSVTVIAAQPRLTLTPPVADTDQTVTAAMADLIATLQYTLDWKDGTAPVTFTATGPQATQTHAFSTPGTYQVELTAAGVNPTTAPATVRPGTPTLSLTADTLTATLTVSRLITGVLYTIDWGAGVTERFTATGPAMTFTHTYSAPGTQTVTVTPDGGVAATASVTVTVPVPTLSVTPAAGVTDTAFTATLGTLVPSLTYTLAWGDGATETITGVRTFTRGHTYVTPGSFTVTLSTQGAAPVTQTVTVRVPAPVLSAVNTNLTLSVQVSRLVKGATYRVQWGDTQEQTLTAAGSDTTLTHSYAAPGSYTVTVTPDLGDAVSLTVDMQYVSVAAPTLTVTPVTATVYAEVRADFSGLIPSLTYTLDWGDGQRDTVTGVAAGQQTHTYPRAGTYAVSLKAPQSAVAMTGVTITQPVPVVTGTSTALDAQVTVTGLVRALTYRLEWGDGTPAVDLTGVDSRTVTHTYGRPGLYTVTLSVPNGAPVTTTLTVTVAAATLSAVSDALTVTASVAGLEARLAYTLSWGDGSSSVVSGKAADTLTHTYARPGTFTLSLTTPGTAPVTTSVAIQVKALTVVVVAPELRANAVLSGLLSSLTYTVNWGDGQQDTVSGLTSTTLVHTYLKPGQYTVTVTAPGLDPVTTTFTAGLPPQEVITPTPGSSPDVLDIRITGLLTGANYLLDYGDGQVEQLAFTGQSGRWTHRYARTGLYTLTLNLRTPDGVTSVRTITTVQAQLQLALKAATVAFEGGAPNATLTLKSLDPVAVRLTVEYTGSGSLTGTWLLDGQAGPTVTLNLPDGSTTATATYTVSPPRPGSHTLSFQIADVTTSCAAACPAPTLPGANTVRYTLDSPSVLQYGGLDVTVTSVTNLNLQTFAGEGTVRLIVGGLDLGYQRVTMTNLQVTRSEAGYKVTGGDPTRVNLQNLALRLLSLGQADVRLTSMTLRADGAALSGTVQLPGGAGGTGTGLTFTDAPLQDGGELLADLKGTASSLGVLTIGTTGISVSAGAGVLDLSSKQNAPGLSSAYAADAAPTLDWKGVVLPGAGLTVGAPIVSGTPSSVSGLVAYTLGGYATAFEITSTGLSVGGWAIKSGPLNVTVAGSAISGVSGHGSLTVPMVNEPLDVTISWNPQLGNPGAKWEVTSGVAVANHNFGRTSLALGRPSWEFGGDGKAKLVFSDAKWNLGGVSGAEVKLPLYNLTFTTDGGVSLNGETWASATGLTNLSLFDYPFPAAEVGARREADGQYTLSLRGKLQLAEALPLNAVAQPISFWVKDGKDVKIVIDKIRIFGQTKTVDYDVSVSAMFKDENTLEFIGEGSIKIAKKIAVATKAGFGRDNGTSYGFFWASVASSGLKPFVTVGSVGFYEFSGGVGINMVWKDGNFDAPPVKAIPPAGATRAVNVAIQAGTVFGTAIDNGTTAHFRGTLGVDSEGTVAIKAVGWLFTPLQLGALGTYSSGVASAAGGNLSTVSTKGSLSPQVAAMILLSVPPENPESGYLLVQGCVGPAARSSVGGLDCTLNRELDFYGIVSVSGYAEMYMPFSGSGQRVYLGTKANPISVRLLSMKSGSTTTTTTKEVKNADGTVTPATTGTTANTSSNTAAAGTSNTTTSRADGIGYNGYLMVDGTKTSVGVGMSMAYSVGQSGTGAICDWFWYANAHLALNADFTVTYDPTSLDASVTLSAGAAAGAGACGVRVDVGINMSITGRLYVSAASSFIDGTASGTVIMPVIPNIPFSVSGRVNF from the coding sequence ATGAACTGGGCAGACGGCGTTGATACCTGGGTCGGAGACGGCTCACCGAATCACACCTTCCAGCATGTCTACCGCCTGGCCAGCCCGGGCACCTTCCTCTACACCTCGTCCATTTCCAGCAAGTTCACGGTGACCACCTACGCCGGTACGCACACGGAGAACGATCTGGGCTACCAGATCAGCCACGTCATCAGTCTGCCCACAGTCTCACTGAATACCCCGGCGACCACCACCGCCCTGACAGACGTGTCCCTGACCTACAACGACCTGGTTGTCGGCAGGACCTACACCGTGAACTGGGGCGACGGTACCGCGCAGCCACTCGTCGGCACCACTGACCCGCTCACGGTGACCCACCAGTACCGCAAAGACGGCCTCTACCAGATCACCACGGTCGGCTCGAATAACTTCTCCAACACGGCCCCCCTGAACATCACCGTGAAGTCACCACCCCCCACCTTCACGGCCACGGGCGCCACCCTGACCGCCACGCTCGCCTTCAGCGGCCTCCAGAGCGACACAGACTACACCGTGGACTGGGGCGACGGGAGCAGCACGTCCCTGCTGCGCAATACGCCAGGGCAGCAGCCCACCCACGTGTACTCGGCTCCGGGCCCCTACACGATCAGACTGTACGGCCCGGTCCCGCCGGCAGGCACAGGCGTGCTGGCGACCACCACCTTCACCGCCACCCTGGGCGCCGTGACCCTCAGCGCCGCACCTCAGCGGCCCGTCGTGGGGGAACAGGTGGTGGTCACGTTGACGGGCCTGGCCGAATCAGCCACGTACCAGCTGAACTGGGGCGACGGTGCGGTCGAGTCGGTGACCGGACAGACGAGCACCTCACGCTCGCATGCCTACGCGGCGGTCCAGGATTACACCATCACCGTGACCAACGCTGGGCGGACCCTGGGGACGACGGCTGTCGCCGTGCAGGTCCCCACCCCCCTGCTGACGCTCGCCTCTCAGGGCCTGACCGTCACCCTGCAGGCGCAGCGTCTCGTGGCAGGCGCCACCTACACCGTCAACTGGGGCGAGGGGACGCCCGAGCCCCTGACAGCCACGGGCACGTCCGCAACCCTCACGCACGCCTACGCCAGACCCGGCACGTACGCGGTGACGGTAACGCCCGCCCGGGGCTTGCCCGCCACTGACTCCGTGACCGTGATCGCCGCTCAGCCCAGGCTGACCCTCACGCCGCCCGTCGCGGACACCGATCAGACGGTCACGGCGGCCATGGCGGATCTGATCGCCACGCTTCAGTATACCCTGGACTGGAAAGACGGCACCGCGCCCGTCACATTCACCGCCACCGGTCCCCAGGCGACGCAGACCCACGCGTTCTCCACGCCCGGCACGTACCAGGTCGAACTGACCGCCGCTGGCGTCAACCCCACCACGGCACCCGCGACCGTGCGGCCCGGCACGCCCACGCTGTCCCTGACCGCTGACACCCTGACGGCCACGCTGACGGTCAGCCGCCTGATCACGGGCGTGCTGTACACCATCGACTGGGGCGCAGGCGTCACCGAGCGGTTCACGGCAACTGGACCGGCCATGACGTTCACCCACACGTACAGCGCCCCCGGCACGCAGACCGTGACGGTCACGCCCGACGGTGGCGTGGCCGCGACCGCCAGCGTGACGGTAACTGTGCCGGTCCCGACGCTGAGTGTCACGCCCGCGGCGGGCGTGACGGACACGGCCTTCACCGCGACGCTCGGGACGCTGGTGCCGAGCCTGACGTACACGCTCGCGTGGGGGGACGGGGCGACCGAGACGATCACCGGGGTCCGCACCTTCACCCGTGGGCACACCTACGTCACGCCCGGATCGTTCACGGTCACCCTGAGCACGCAAGGCGCGGCGCCCGTGACCCAAACCGTCACGGTCCGCGTGCCCGCACCGGTCCTCAGTGCGGTCAACACCAACCTGACGCTGAGTGTGCAGGTAAGCCGACTGGTGAAGGGCGCGACGTACCGCGTGCAGTGGGGGGACACGCAGGAGCAGACCCTCACCGCCGCGGGCAGCGACACCACCCTGACGCACAGCTACGCTGCGCCCGGGTCGTACACCGTGACCGTCACCCCGGACCTCGGGGACGCGGTGAGCCTCACGGTCGACATGCAGTACGTCAGCGTGGCCGCCCCGACCCTGACGGTCACGCCCGTGACCGCGACCGTGTACGCTGAAGTCCGCGCGGACTTCAGCGGTCTGATCCCCTCCCTGACGTACACCCTGGACTGGGGGGACGGGCAGCGCGACACCGTGACCGGTGTCGCCGCCGGTCAGCAGACGCATACGTACCCGCGTGCGGGGACGTATGCGGTGAGCCTCAAGGCGCCGCAGTCTGCGGTGGCGATGACGGGCGTGACCATCACGCAACCCGTGCCCGTCGTGACGGGCACGAGTACCGCCCTGGACGCGCAGGTGACCGTCACGGGTCTGGTGAGAGCCCTGACGTACCGCCTGGAGTGGGGGGACGGGACGCCCGCGGTGGACTTGACGGGCGTGGACAGCCGGACCGTGACGCACACGTACGGGCGGCCGGGCCTGTACACCGTGACGCTGAGCGTGCCGAACGGCGCGCCGGTCACGACGACGCTGACGGTGACGGTCGCGGCGGCGACGCTGAGTGCGGTGTCGGACGCGCTGACGGTCACGGCGAGCGTGGCGGGCCTGGAGGCCCGCCTGGCGTACACGCTGAGCTGGGGGGACGGGTCGAGCAGCGTGGTGAGCGGTAAGGCCGCGGACACGTTGACGCACACGTACGCCCGGCCCGGGACGTTCACCCTGTCCCTGACCACCCCGGGCACGGCCCCCGTCACCACCAGCGTCGCCATTCAGGTGAAAGCCCTGACCGTCGTGGTCGTGGCGCCTGAACTGCGCGCCAACGCCGTCCTGAGCGGACTGCTCAGCAGCCTGACTTACACCGTGAACTGGGGGGACGGGCAGCAGGACACGGTCTCCGGCCTGACCAGCACCACCCTGGTTCACACGTACCTGAAGCCCGGACAGTACACGGTGACCGTCACCGCACCCGGTCTGGACCCCGTCACGACCACCTTCACGGCCGGTCTGCCGCCGCAGGAAGTCATCACGCCCACGCCGGGCAGTTCGCCGGACGTGCTGGACATCCGTATTACCGGACTGCTGACGGGCGCCAACTACCTCCTCGACTACGGGGACGGTCAGGTCGAGCAGCTGGCCTTCACAGGCCAGTCGGGCCGCTGGACGCACCGGTACGCCCGGACGGGCCTGTACACCCTCACCCTGAACCTCCGGACCCCGGACGGCGTGACCAGCGTCCGGACGATCACGACCGTGCAGGCCCAGCTTCAGCTGGCGCTGAAGGCCGCCACCGTGGCCTTCGAGGGCGGTGCCCCGAACGCCACGCTCACGCTGAAGTCCCTTGACCCGGTCGCCGTGCGCCTGACCGTGGAGTACACCGGCAGCGGCAGCCTGACGGGCACTTGGTTGCTGGACGGCCAGGCCGGCCCGACCGTCACGCTGAATCTGCCTGATGGCAGCACCACGGCGACGGCCACGTACACGGTCTCGCCGCCCAGGCCGGGCAGCCATACGCTCTCGTTCCAGATTGCGGACGTCACGACCAGCTGCGCCGCTGCCTGCCCGGCACCGACCCTCCCTGGGGCGAATACGGTCCGGTACACCCTGGACAGCCCGAGTGTCCTCCAGTACGGCGGCCTGGACGTCACGGTGACCAGCGTCACGAACCTGAACCTCCAGACGTTCGCGGGTGAGGGGACGGTTCGCCTGATCGTGGGCGGCCTGGACCTGGGGTACCAGCGCGTCACCATGACGAATCTTCAGGTGACCCGCTCGGAAGCGGGGTACAAGGTCACGGGGGGCGACCCGACCCGGGTCAACCTGCAGAACCTTGCCCTGCGCCTGCTCAGCCTGGGTCAGGCCGATGTCCGCCTGACGTCCATGACCCTCAGGGCCGACGGCGCGGCGCTCAGCGGCACCGTTCAGCTCCCCGGCGGGGCGGGCGGCACCGGCACTGGCCTGACCTTCACGGACGCGCCCCTGCAAGACGGCGGCGAGCTTCTGGCCGACCTGAAGGGAACCGCGAGCAGTCTGGGCGTGCTGACCATCGGCACTACGGGCATCAGCGTGTCGGCCGGCGCCGGTGTACTTGACCTGTCAAGCAAACAGAATGCCCCTGGCCTCAGCAGCGCGTACGCGGCCGACGCGGCCCCCACGCTGGACTGGAAGGGTGTCGTCCTGCCGGGCGCGGGCCTGACCGTCGGCGCGCCCATCGTCTCCGGCACCCCCAGCAGCGTGAGCGGCCTGGTGGCGTACACGCTGGGCGGCTACGCCACCGCCTTCGAGATCACCTCCACGGGCCTGAGCGTCGGCGGCTGGGCCATCAAGTCCGGCCCGCTCAACGTCACCGTAGCGGGCAGCGCCATCTCTGGCGTCAGTGGCCACGGCAGCCTGACGGTCCCCATGGTCAACGAACCACTGGACGTCACGATCAGCTGGAACCCGCAGCTCGGGAACCCGGGCGCGAAATGGGAAGTGACGTCAGGCGTCGCCGTCGCCAACCACAACTTTGGACGCACGTCGCTGGCCCTGGGCCGGCCCTCGTGGGAGTTCGGCGGCGACGGGAAGGCGAAACTGGTCTTCTCGGACGCCAAATGGAATCTGGGCGGCGTGAGTGGCGCGGAAGTCAAGCTGCCGCTGTACAACCTGACTTTCACCACCGACGGTGGGGTCAGCCTGAACGGCGAGACCTGGGCCAGCGCCACGGGCCTGACGAACCTCAGCCTGTTCGATTACCCGTTCCCCGCCGCTGAAGTCGGCGCTCGCCGCGAGGCGGACGGCCAGTACACCCTCAGTCTGCGCGGCAAATTACAGCTCGCCGAGGCGCTCCCCCTGAACGCCGTGGCGCAGCCCATCAGCTTCTGGGTGAAAGACGGCAAAGACGTCAAGATCGTCATTGACAAGATCCGCATCTTCGGCCAGACCAAGACCGTGGATTACGACGTGTCGGTCAGCGCCATGTTCAAGGATGAAAACACCCTGGAATTCATCGGGGAAGGCTCCATCAAGATTGCCAAGAAGATCGCCGTGGCCACCAAAGCTGGCTTCGGGCGCGACAACGGCACCAGCTACGGCTTCTTCTGGGCCTCGGTCGCCTCGTCCGGCCTGAAACCCTTCGTGACCGTCGGCTCCGTCGGCTTCTACGAGTTCAGCGGCGGCGTGGGCATCAATATGGTCTGGAAGGACGGGAACTTCGACGCGCCACCCGTGAAGGCCATTCCGCCGGCCGGCGCCACCCGCGCGGTGAACGTCGCGATTCAGGCCGGCACCGTGTTCGGAACGGCCATCGACAACGGCACCACCGCGCACTTCCGCGGCACGCTGGGCGTGGATTCCGAAGGCACCGTGGCCATCAAGGCCGTGGGCTGGCTCTTCACTCCGCTGCAGCTGGGCGCCCTCGGCACCTACTCGTCCGGTGTTGCCAGTGCGGCCGGCGGCAACCTCTCGACCGTCTCGACCAAGGGCAGCCTCTCCCCCCAGGTGGCGGCCATGATTCTGCTCAGCGTGCCGCCCGAGAATCCCGAGAGTGGTTACCTGCTCGTGCAGGGCTGCGTGGGACCCGCCGCCCGGTCCTCGGTCGGCGGGCTGGACTGCACGCTCAACCGTGAACTCGACTTCTACGGCATCGTCTCGGTCAGCGGCTACGCCGAGATGTACATGCCGTTCTCCGGCAGCGGTCAGCGCGTGTACCTGGGCACCAAGGCCAACCCGATCAGCGTGCGTCTGCTGTCGATGAAATCCGGCAGCACGACCACCACCACCACCAAGGAAGTCAAGAACGCCGACGGCACCGTCACGCCCGCGACCACGGGCACCACTGCCAACACGTCCTCCAACACCGCCGCGGCGGGGACCAGCAACACCACCACCAGCCGCGCCGACGGCATCGGGTACAACGGCTACCTGATGGTGGACGGCACCAAAACCAGCGTGGGCGTGGGCATGAGCATGGCCTACAGCGTGGGTCAGAGTGGCACCGGCGCGATCTGCGACTGGTTCTGGTACGCCAACGCGCACCTCGCCCTGAATGCGGACTTCACCGTCACGTACGACCCCACGTCCCTGGACGCCTCCGTGACCCTCAGTGCCGGCGCCGCCGCGGGCGCGGGCGCGTGCGGCGTCCGGGTCGATGTGGGCATCAACATGTCCATCACCGGACGCCTCTACGTCTCGGCGGCCAGCAGCTTCATCGATGGCACCGCGTCGGGCACCGTGATCATGCCGGTCATCCCGAACATTCCCTTCAGCGTCAGCGGTCGAGTCAACTTCTAA